The Desulfovibrio subterraneus genome has a window encoding:
- a CDS encoding helix-turn-helix domain-containing protein, with protein sequence MKQEICTVSANLKSLREARNLSLDQLAELTKVSKSMLRQIESGKSSPTIATIWKIANGLRVSFSTLLKNPPVEARVKPYKEDAPLTGENGAYRIYPLIPFNPEQAMETYYVEMDADTTFHGEPHEGNVHEYIFVKCGTVQVTVQGKSFVVGEDEFLQFHANHPHEYRNIGEGQAAMLMQISYLG encoded by the coding sequence ATGAAACAAGAAATTTGCACCGTATCCGCCAATCTGAAATCGCTCCGTGAGGCGCGCAATCTCAGCCTTGACCAGCTTGCTGAGCTCACCAAGGTAAGCAAAAGCATGCTGCGACAGATAGAAAGCGGCAAATCCAGCCCCACCATTGCGACCATATGGAAGATTGCCAACGGGCTGCGGGTTTCCTTCTCCACCCTTCTCAAGAATCCTCCTGTGGAAGCACGGGTCAAGCCGTACAAGGAAGACGCCCCCCTCACGGGAGAAAACGGGGCCTATCGCATCTATCCACTCATTCCGTTCAATCCTGAGCAGGCCATGGAAACCTACTATGTGGAGATGGATGCCGACACCACCTTTCATGGTGAACCGCATGAAGGAAACGTGCACGAGTACATCTTCGTAAAATGCGGCACGGTTCAGGTGACTGTGCAGGGCAAGAGCTTTGTGGTCGGCGAGGATGAGTTTCTGCAATTCCACGCGAACCATCCGCATGAATACAGAAATATCGGAGAAGGGCAGGCCGCCATGCTGATGCAGATCAGCTATCTGGGATAA
- a CDS encoding LysE family translocator, translating into MSLQLFPLFVFTQVAFFTPGPNTISCASMGMVVGYRRTVPYMLGITAGFFIIMLFCAFLSHAVLTAMPDFERYIRWIGAVYILWLAASVLKMDLAGSGTNFSPLSFTNGVFLQLANPKVAVCGLAIYSTFLAALADQAGALVVSAVLFSLNAFVAASTWALFGTVIRRTLENEEYRKVVNVALALLLVYSAVSLSGVLS; encoded by the coding sequence ATGTCACTGCAATTGTTTCCTCTTTTTGTCTTCACGCAAGTTGCCTTCTTTACACCCGGACCGAACACCATCTCCTGTGCCTCCATGGGGATGGTGGTGGGGTATAGAAGGACTGTCCCCTATATGCTGGGTATAACGGCCGGTTTTTTTATCATCATGCTCTTTTGTGCGTTTCTTTCGCACGCGGTGCTGACGGCCATGCCGGATTTCGAACGGTACATCCGCTGGATCGGGGCTGTGTATATTCTCTGGCTCGCGGCTTCGGTGTTGAAAATGGATCTTGCCGGAAGCGGGACAAATTTCTCCCCGCTCTCCTTTACCAACGGAGTATTTCTGCAGCTGGCCAATCCCAAGGTGGCCGTGTGCGGTCTGGCAATCTATTCCACTTTTCTGGCGGCACTTGCCGATCAGGCAGGAGCGCTGGTTGTCTCTGCCGTGCTGTTCTCCCTCAATGCGTTTGTTGCCGCATCCACATGGGCCTTGTTCGGCACAGTCATACGGCGCACGCTCGAAAATGAGGAATATAGAAAAGTGGTAAACGTGGCACTGGCGTTGCTGCTGGTCTATTCGGCGGTATCACTTTCCGGGGTGCTGTCGTAG
- a CDS encoding Maf family nucleotide pyrophosphatase, whose product MSHPVYTATVPLILASGSPRRRDFFSDLGLAFRVITAPDAEPAPESGEDPSDYARRAAHAKTMPVAMDNPGCCTVGADTIVVLGNEIMGKPMDDTHALDMLSRLAGATHEVITGVCIVLPDGRSVSFAVSTAVTMIRPPLEALIAYIRTGEPTDKAGAYAIQGIGSFLVERIDGSWSNVVGLPVTNVLEVLSEMSVIVPGQV is encoded by the coding sequence ATGAGCCACCCGGTCTATACAGCCACTGTTCCGCTTATTCTTGCTTCCGGTTCACCGAGACGGCGGGACTTCTTCAGCGACCTTGGCCTTGCATTCCGCGTCATCACCGCCCCCGATGCGGAACCGGCTCCGGAATCCGGCGAAGATCCTTCCGACTACGCACGACGTGCGGCACACGCCAAGACCATGCCTGTGGCCATGGATAATCCGGGCTGCTGCACCGTGGGCGCAGATACCATAGTGGTGCTGGGAAACGAGATAATGGGCAAACCTATGGATGACACCCACGCGCTGGACATGCTCTCTCGGCTGGCAGGCGCTACACACGAGGTCATTACGGGCGTCTGCATCGTGCTGCCGGACGGCCGTTCGGTCAGCTTTGCCGTCTCCACCGCCGTAACCATGATACGGCCGCCGCTGGAAGCGCTCATTGCCTACATCCGCACCGGAGAACCCACCGACAAGGCAGGTGCCTACGCCATTCAGGGCATCGGCTCGTTCCTCGTGGAGCGCATAGACGGCTCGTGGTCCAACGTGGTCGGGCTGCCTGTCACCAATGTGCTGGAAGTCTTGTCGGAAATGAGCGTGATTGTTCCGGGGCAGGTCTGA
- a CDS encoding DVU0524 family FlgM-associated protein, giving the protein MSVKSFYIRNMLLKYDKQLVTARRLARYNQALRLSRGEEEESLPPDVKRGIMVERIAREVMESLLLSGSDNLVVQEIKKQLEEEVGETLIFKYPPTELDLQVFRETPQGPVEVSPAEKAVIMEKLWNISLDKVDSTML; this is encoded by the coding sequence ATGAGCGTAAAGTCGTTTTACATCCGAAACATGCTGCTCAAATACGATAAGCAGCTTGTTACCGCCCGCAGGCTGGCGCGCTATAATCAGGCGCTGCGTCTGTCGCGTGGAGAGGAGGAAGAGAGCCTTCCCCCGGATGTGAAACGAGGTATAATGGTGGAACGCATAGCCAGAGAGGTGATGGAAAGTCTTCTCCTCTCGGGCAGCGACAACCTGGTTGTACAGGAGATAAAGAAGCAGCTTGAAGAGGAAGTGGGCGAGACCCTGATCTTCAAGTACCCTCCGACCGAACTCGACCTTCAGGTTTTCCGGGAAACACCCCAGGGACCGGTGGAGGTATCGCCAGCCGAGAAAGCGGTCATTATGGAGAAGCTCTGGAACATCTCCTTGGACAAGGTGGACTCCACCATGTTATGA
- the flgM gene encoding flagellar biosynthesis anti-sigma factor FlgM, which translates to MEIKNYLKALDPYQAKLDKAENAKAKGGKRGADNAAQSSGDRVSLSNEAKLRTEAYTTALNTPDVRQEKVNSIKARVDSGDYVVDSRRVAEKLINEEVELFQ; encoded by the coding sequence ATGGAAATCAAAAATTACCTCAAAGCGCTTGATCCTTATCAGGCCAAGCTCGACAAGGCAGAAAATGCCAAGGCCAAGGGCGGAAAGCGGGGCGCGGATAATGCGGCGCAGTCTTCCGGCGACCGGGTGAGCTTGTCCAATGAAGCCAAGCTGCGCACTGAAGCGTATACCACCGCGTTGAATACCCCTGACGTACGTCAGGAAAAGGTGAACTCCATAAAGGCCCGCGTTGATTCGGGTGACTATGTGGTGGATAGCCGAAGGGTAGCTGAAAAGCTGATCAACGAGGAAGTGGAACTTTTCCAGTAG
- the fliW gene encoding flagellar assembly protein FliW, which produces MARQNEKIVQTRLGKQVVSLDKIIYFPRGIMGFEDKHEFTLLQLKDGSPFLVLQSMDDPRLGLLVADPYSFLEDYPIRVGEAEQKLLRLQNIRQVAVLVTVSIPKGEPEKTALNLTGPILINHQAKLGLQVPQVDGKFPNQVYLHMPQE; this is translated from the coding sequence ATGGCACGGCAAAACGAAAAAATAGTTCAGACACGCCTCGGCAAACAGGTGGTCTCCTTGGATAAGATTATTTACTTTCCACGGGGCATCATGGGCTTTGAGGACAAGCACGAGTTCACGCTTCTTCAACTGAAGGACGGATCTCCCTTTCTTGTATTGCAGAGCATGGATGACCCCCGGCTGGGATTGCTGGTGGCAGATCCCTACAGTTTTCTCGAGGATTACCCCATACGCGTGGGCGAGGCCGAACAGAAGCTGCTGAGACTGCAGAACATCCGGCAGGTGGCCGTGCTGGTCACAGTGAGTATTCCCAAGGGAGAGCCGGAAAAAACGGCGCTCAACCTCACCGGCCCCATTCTCATCAACCATCAGGCCAAGCTCGGCCTGCAGGTGCCGCAGGTGGACGGCAAATTCCCCAATCAGGTTTACCTGCACATGCCGCAGGAATAG
- the csrA gene encoding carbon storage regulator CsrA, which translates to MLILTRRPGESLHLGDNIKITVLSVQGKQIKLGLEVPGDMTVYREEVYLRVKEQNRLALETSDADLLAATQLWHGKTKK; encoded by the coding sequence ATGCTCATTCTTACCCGGCGCCCGGGCGAAAGCCTGCACTTGGGCGACAACATAAAAATCACGGTGCTGAGCGTGCAGGGCAAGCAGATCAAGCTTGGTCTTGAAGTGCCCGGCGACATGACCGTGTACCGGGAAGAAGTTTATCTCCGAGTCAAGGAACAAAACCGTCTGGCCCTCGAAACGAGTGACGCGGACCTTCTGGCAGCTACCCAGTTATGGCACGGCAAAACGAAAAAATAG
- the flgL gene encoding flagellar hook-associated protein FlgL, with amino-acid sequence MAVRVSQRSMFTSFVNNMNTSLADLMDSNIQASSQKRINKPSDDSIGTARVMNYRDSIAGISQYKKNIDTAKSWLNLADQTLTQVNTLLTRMKGLAEQAATGTLDANNREQISFELRQQYEQLINLANTQYEGRHIFAGHKTDEPAFVQGLNLTSNDTVFSNGSFSITGSASKTMLVQFTSNATIGGAGAVPLRYSLDAGRTWQNGSIPAGDNRLSINGVQVTFQNGTAVQAVDTTNVHETLSNGSMNGTWLYIRPTAVYQGDDNDLPPSIMHYGSAPVTASATGVFSQDITVRIDNSNASMTGPIEYSYSLDNGNTWVTGNTASDTTTSNSASLIIPGGFLVLSGSNASLNGAQNQQFIVKPHRGDVKFEIAQRETITVNSIGKDVFGGVYTSPGDTTASPAFDGSGKNLFETVGRLIGYMESNNQSGIQRALKDLDTASSHIMTQAASVGGRENRLEVAGNVLTTIELDEKARMSNIEDIDVAELMTKLAQQQLVYNSVLKSSAQIMQMNLSNFI; translated from the coding sequence ATGGCAGTCAGAGTATCACAACGCAGCATGTTCACGAGCTTCGTGAACAACATGAATACGTCGCTTGCCGACCTCATGGATTCCAACATCCAGGCCTCCAGCCAGAAGCGCATCAACAAGCCTTCGGATGACTCCATCGGCACGGCGCGGGTCATGAACTACCGCGACTCCATCGCCGGCATCAGCCAGTACAAGAAGAATATTGATACGGCAAAAAGCTGGCTCAACCTTGCGGACCAGACCCTCACGCAGGTGAACACCCTCCTCACCCGCATGAAGGGGCTTGCCGAACAGGCAGCCACCGGCACGCTGGATGCCAACAACCGCGAGCAGATCAGCTTCGAACTGCGCCAGCAGTACGAACAGCTCATCAACCTTGCCAACACCCAGTACGAGGGGCGTCATATTTTTGCCGGTCACAAGACCGACGAGCCCGCCTTTGTGCAGGGGCTGAATCTTACGTCCAACGATACGGTCTTTTCCAACGGCAGCTTCTCCATTACCGGATCGGCTTCCAAGACCATGCTCGTGCAATTCACCAGCAATGCGACCATCGGCGGAGCCGGTGCCGTTCCGCTGCGCTATTCTCTTGATGCAGGGCGCACATGGCAGAACGGGTCCATTCCCGCAGGCGACAACCGCCTGAGTATAAACGGCGTGCAGGTTACCTTCCAGAACGGAACCGCCGTGCAGGCCGTGGATACGACCAACGTGCACGAAACCCTGAGCAACGGCAGCATGAACGGAACGTGGCTCTACATCCGCCCCACGGCCGTCTATCAGGGGGACGACAACGACCTGCCGCCAAGCATCATGCACTATGGTTCGGCTCCCGTCACGGCATCTGCCACGGGTGTCTTCTCGCAGGACATCACGGTGCGCATAGACAATTCCAATGCCAGCATGACAGGGCCCATCGAGTATTCGTACAGTCTGGATAACGGCAACACATGGGTTACGGGCAATACCGCATCCGATACCACCACATCGAACAGTGCCTCACTGATCATTCCGGGCGGCTTCCTTGTGCTTTCGGGCAGCAATGCAAGTCTCAACGGTGCGCAGAACCAGCAGTTCATCGTCAAACCCCACCGCGGCGACGTGAAGTTCGAAATAGCCCAGCGCGAGACCATTACGGTCAACAGCATCGGCAAGGATGTTTTCGGCGGTGTCTATACAAGTCCGGGCGACACCACTGCCTCACCCGCGTTTGACGGCAGCGGCAAGAACCTTTTCGAAACCGTGGGCAGGCTCATCGGATACATGGAGTCCAACAACCAGAGCGGCATACAGCGCGCGCTGAAAGATCTGGATACGGCCAGTTCGCATATCATGACCCAGGCCGCGTCAGTCGGCGGCCGTGAAAACAGGCTTGAGGTTGCCGGTAACGTTCTTACGACCATTGAACTGGACGAAAAGGCAAGAATGAGTAATATTGAGGACATTGATGTCGCAGAGCTGATGACCAAGCTCGCGCAGCAACAACTTGTATACAACAGTGTGCTCAAGTCTTCCGCGCAGATCATGCAGATGAACCTTTCAAACTTCATTTAA
- the flgK gene encoding flagellar hook-associated protein FlgK: MSGLTSLLNIGNSALFASQSAIQVTGNNIANVNTTGYSRQAVRFEEGISIDSRPGQLGTGAKAAEVYRYFNKFVEEQFNDRNAIYKRWDTQQEVLKSVESLFNEANSEGLNAMMNQFFKDWQELAKRPDDDAVREALLAHTENMLMLFHDTDQNLQSMQSQMDDFIKQEVTSVNDLITRIADLNKEIQIHDIPGSNNANTLLDQRNQLVRELAEKMDVDVIDNGSGDFTVNTKAGHTLVDGGEAFAIDFTGPASYKSLNPASSFDGSIGFDGQDEYEYTVEVMQSGTITSNAGSGAAMFRVSLDGGRTWMKDENGNDKLFAARPESDKVNVQGIDIYFNAGTQDLTKGDTFTVVPKNHLKWISPTTEDLNITPQSFLDGTDNSRRLTGGSITGYFALRDFNIGRYRERLDSLSESIAWEVNRLHSQGGGENPLSNLYGTYSVDKTDQPLSSPSSGLHYGNRLAEGNVTVYAYDTSTGELASSASFGPLDFDPATPGIQNFDPDVHSLEDVRDAFNNSMGNYLTASIQDNKLVLNSKSGYAFQLGTDTSGLSAALGLNTFFKGESAATLAIRDDVRQNSSLINAGSVNGGAEANDGDNKTALAIGQLKDKDVRIDTAFETSSNQTLQEYYNSLVGTVGADTANAKFNSMFNQTLAKDLNERQNEVAGVNLDEEMSNLIKFQHSYKAAAKLITTADQMMQTVLGLKN; encoded by the coding sequence ATGAGCGGTCTTACATCCCTGCTTAACATAGGCAACAGCGCGCTGTTTGCCTCCCAGAGCGCCATTCAGGTCACAGGCAACAACATTGCCAACGTGAATACCACCGGTTATTCGCGTCAGGCCGTGCGTTTTGAGGAAGGCATATCCATAGACAGCCGTCCGGGCCAGCTTGGAACCGGAGCCAAGGCGGCGGAAGTTTATCGCTATTTCAACAAGTTCGTGGAAGAACAGTTCAACGACCGCAACGCCATTTACAAGCGCTGGGACACCCAGCAGGAAGTGCTGAAGAGCGTGGAAAGCCTGTTCAACGAGGCCAACTCCGAAGGTCTGAACGCCATGATGAACCAGTTCTTCAAGGACTGGCAGGAACTGGCGAAACGCCCCGACGATGACGCCGTGCGCGAAGCCCTGCTCGCCCACACCGAAAACATGCTCATGCTCTTTCATGACACGGACCAGAATCTGCAGAGCATGCAGAGTCAGATGGACGACTTCATCAAGCAGGAAGTGACGAGCGTTAACGACCTCATCACCCGCATTGCCGATCTGAACAAGGAAATTCAGATCCACGACATTCCGGGTTCCAACAACGCCAACACTCTGCTCGACCAGCGCAACCAGCTGGTGCGCGAACTGGCTGAAAAGATGGACGTGGATGTCATAGACAACGGCAGCGGCGACTTTACCGTGAACACCAAGGCCGGCCACACGCTCGTGGACGGCGGCGAGGCGTTTGCCATCGATTTCACCGGCCCTGCAAGCTACAAGTCCCTGAATCCGGCTTCCTCTTTTGACGGCAGCATCGGCTTCGACGGTCAGGACGAATACGAATACACCGTGGAAGTGATGCAGTCCGGCACCATAACCAGCAACGCCGGTTCAGGCGCTGCCATGTTCCGTGTCTCTCTCGACGGCGGCCGCACGTGGATGAAGGATGAAAACGGCAACGACAAACTGTTTGCCGCCCGCCCCGAATCCGACAAGGTGAACGTACAGGGCATAGACATCTATTTCAATGCAGGTACGCAGGACCTGACCAAGGGTGACACCTTCACCGTGGTTCCCAAGAACCATCTGAAGTGGATATCACCCACAACGGAAGACCTGAACATCACGCCGCAGTCGTTTCTTGACGGCACCGATAACTCACGGCGTCTTACCGGCGGGTCCATCACCGGCTATTTCGCCCTGCGCGACTTCAACATAGGCCGCTACCGCGAACGGCTCGATTCCTTAAGCGAATCCATCGCGTGGGAAGTGAACCGCCTGCACAGTCAGGGTGGCGGAGAAAACCCGCTGAGCAACCTGTATGGTACCTACAGCGTGGACAAGACTGACCAGCCGCTGAGTTCTCCCAGTTCCGGCCTGCATTACGGCAACCGGCTGGCAGAAGGCAACGTCACCGTCTATGCATACGACACGAGCACGGGAGAGCTGGCATCCTCCGCCTCGTTCGGTCCGCTGGACTTTGACCCGGCAACGCCCGGCATTCAGAATTTCGACCCCGATGTCCACTCGCTGGAAGACGTGCGCGATGCCTTCAACAATTCCATGGGCAACTATCTTACGGCGAGCATTCAGGACAACAAGCTGGTGCTCAATTCCAAGAGCGGCTACGCCTTCCAGCTCGGTACGGATACGTCCGGCCTGAGCGCGGCACTGGGACTGAACACCTTCTTCAAGGGTGAATCCGCCGCAACCCTCGCCATACGGGACGACGTGCGGCAGAATTCCTCGCTCATCAACGCAGGCAGCGTGAACGGCGGGGCAGAAGCCAACGACGGTGACAACAAGACAGCGCTTGCCATCGGGCAGTTGAAGGACAAGGACGTGCGCATCGACACCGCATTCGAAACTTCCTCCAACCAGACGCTGCAGGAATATTACAACTCGCTGGTGGGCACTGTGGGTGCTGACACGGCAAACGCCAAGTTCAACTCCATGTTCAACCAGACCCTGGCCAAGGACCTGAACGAACGCCAGAACGAAGTGGCGGGCGTGAACCTCGATGAAGAAATGAGCAATCTGATCAAATTCCAGCATTCCTACAAGGCAGCGGCGAAGCTTATCACCACTGCCGATCAGATGATGCAGACCGTTCTCGGCCTGAAGAACTAA
- a CDS encoding flagellar protein FlgN — MFEYTHGNLVRQFKGMQVLELLIEEEFAQLRNNKPQEITATEFAIHELMRQLAVERLELRKMLGGKRLSEVMPILSEEQQAVLNAQLAELDALEQRCARQASVNAKLALALHDQSQSLLDYIQEQIRPKNQNTYGKKGRYAQTRPEATLIQGRL; from the coding sequence ATGTTCGAATATACACACGGAAATCTTGTCCGCCAGTTTAAGGGAATGCAGGTACTCGAGCTGTTGATCGAGGAAGAGTTTGCCCAGCTGCGGAACAACAAGCCGCAGGAAATTACCGCTACGGAGTTCGCCATTCATGAACTCATGCGTCAGCTTGCCGTGGAACGCCTTGAACTGCGCAAGATGCTCGGCGGCAAACGCCTGAGCGAAGTAATGCCCATACTCTCCGAAGAGCAGCAGGCCGTACTGAACGCCCAGCTCGCAGAGCTTGATGCGCTTGAGCAGCGTTGCGCCCGCCAGGCTTCCGTGAACGCCAAGCTTGCGCTCGCGCTGCACGACCAGAGCCAGTCTCTCCTCGATTACATTCAGGAGCAGATCAGGCCCAAGAATCAGAATACCTACGGCAAGAAAGGCCGGTACGCCCAGACACGTCCCGAAGCCACCCTTATTCAGGGCCGGTTATAG
- a CDS encoding peptidoglycan DD-metalloendopeptidase family protein, with the protein MSNPLDTQVLNARMSGQDLIRRKQEIDSLRQRLADPNAKDKKLREAVEGFEAIFVQKIWQQMRANVPKEGYLHSKDEEFWQGMFDQELSKKLTAAGGIGLSDMLYEQLQNKLGDASRTTAPSRVNSPMPLEPLRAADRPAPAADKPAESVYDEDPLYTPLEQNGAQQPVVPLQPGAQQKHPAHQQGAAAGVDTSANVSVNTSANASAVRSRDLGEDTMPVSDENAPEFRSRRGAVPPQFSAQDGEAMSRVERLAKTIVNDAKEAETVEQAYKPSGGGLERPEILSRPVSTRLRSSSGVGGPINRDPDMGMLNWPLPGRITSDFGWRKDPFTGGREWHAGVDIAGDVGDPIAAAWDGKVVFAGEHEGYGNLVVLQHEGGWQSYYGHASKLTVQAGDEIRSGRKIAEVGSTGRSTGPHLHFEIRQGELAWNPEQVRNRLLAGLSVGRRS; encoded by the coding sequence ATGAGCAACCCCCTCGACACACAGGTGCTCAACGCACGCATGAGCGGACAGGACCTGATCCGCCGCAAGCAGGAAATAGACTCCCTGCGCCAGCGCCTTGCCGATCCTAATGCAAAGGACAAGAAGCTGCGTGAGGCCGTTGAGGGGTTTGAAGCCATTTTCGTGCAGAAGATATGGCAGCAGATGCGTGCCAACGTCCCGAAGGAAGGCTACCTGCACAGCAAGGACGAGGAATTCTGGCAGGGCATGTTCGATCAGGAACTGTCCAAGAAGCTCACAGCGGCCGGCGGCATCGGTCTTTCCGACATGCTGTACGAACAGTTGCAGAACAAGCTGGGTGATGCGAGCAGAACCACGGCCCCCAGCCGTGTGAACTCCCCCATGCCCCTTGAACCCCTGCGCGCTGCAGATCGCCCTGCCCCGGCTGCGGACAAGCCTGCGGAGAGCGTTTACGACGAAGACCCTCTGTATACCCCGCTTGAACAGAACGGGGCACAGCAACCTGTCGTACCGCTGCAGCCCGGCGCACAGCAGAAGCACCCTGCGCACCAGCAGGGCGCAGCAGCAGGCGTGGACACTTCTGCAAACGTTTCAGTGAACACTTCGGCGAACGCTTCGGCAGTCCGCTCCCGTGACCTGGGCGAAGACACCATGCCCGTTTCAGATGAAAACGCTCCCGAGTTCCGCAGCAGACGTGGTGCCGTACCACCCCAGTTTTCCGCGCAGGACGGAGAGGCCATGAGCAGAGTCGAACGGCTCGCCAAGACCATCGTCAATGACGCAAAGGAAGCAGAGACGGTGGAGCAGGCATACAAGCCTTCCGGCGGCGGTCTTGAACGTCCCGAAATCTTGTCGCGGCCCGTGTCCACACGCCTGCGTTCCAGCTCCGGTGTCGGTGGCCCCATCAACCGTGATCCGGACATGGGCATGCTCAACTGGCCCCTGCCCGGCCGCATCACCTCGGACTTCGGCTGGCGCAAGGACCCCTTCACAGGCGGTCGGGAATGGCATGCTGGCGTGGATATCGCCGGTGACGTGGGTGATCCCATCGCCGCCGCATGGGACGGCAAGGTAGTATTTGCAGGCGAACATGAAGGCTACGGCAACCTCGTGGTGCTGCAGCATGAAGGCGGCTGGCAGAGCTATTACGGCCATGCCAGCAAATTGACCGTGCAGGCGGGTGACGAAATCCGCTCCGGCAGGAAAATTGCAGAAGTAGGAAGCACAGGCCGCTCAACGGGCCCGCACCTGCACTTCGAAATCCGTCAGGGCGAGCTCGCTTGGAACCCCGAGCAGGTCAGAAACCGCCTGTTGGCGGGACTTTCTGTAGGACGCCGCAGCTAA
- a CDS encoding flagellar basal body P-ring protein FlgI encodes MKAITRTLPLTPAWWLSALPLLALTVALVLTFVFPPAANAVRIKDIATFGGVRDNQLVGYGLVVGLSGTGDGKSSTFTINSMANMLDKLGVSVDRTALKPKNVAAVMVTAKMPVSAQPGSQLDATVSSIGDASSLLGGVLLVTPLKGIDGKVYGLAQGALALGGFSASGAAASAQKNITTVGIIPNGATVERGVPFQFNNQDSLTLHMNTQDFSTTQQVVERLNETIGGDFASASDISTIRLRIPPEYQSNLVPLMASIENIQITPDNKAKVVVDEKTGTVVVGRDVRISRVAIAHGSLQIVVQESAQVSQPGAFSPGQTVVTPQTDIAAREENKRLVLVEGATLQELTDGLNAIGATPRDLISILRALKAAGALHAELEVI; translated from the coding sequence ATGAAAGCCATTACCCGCACTCTGCCCCTTACCCCCGCATGGTGGCTGTCCGCCCTGCCCCTGCTGGCGCTGACCGTCGCCCTGGTGCTGACGTTCGTTTTTCCGCCTGCAGCCAACGCAGTGCGCATCAAGGACATCGCCACCTTCGGCGGCGTACGCGACAACCAGCTCGTGGGATACGGGCTCGTGGTCGGTCTCAGCGGTACGGGCGACGGCAAGTCATCCACCTTCACCATCAATTCCATGGCCAACATGCTCGACAAGCTCGGGGTGAGTGTTGACCGCACCGCCCTGAAGCCCAAGAACGTGGCCGCCGTGATGGTCACCGCCAAGATGCCTGTTTCCGCGCAGCCCGGCTCGCAGCTTGATGCAACCGTATCCAGCATCGGCGATGCCTCAAGCCTGCTCGGCGGCGTGCTGCTCGTCACCCCCCTCAAGGGGATAGACGGCAAGGTCTACGGGCTGGCGCAGGGGGCTCTCGCGCTCGGCGGTTTTTCCGCATCCGGCGCTGCCGCTTCCGCCCAGAAGAACATCACCACCGTGGGCATCATCCCCAACGGTGCAACGGTTGAGCGCGGTGTTCCCTTCCAGTTCAACAATCAGGACTCCCTTACCCTGCACATGAACACGCAGGACTTCTCCACCACCCAGCAGGTTGTGGAACGCCTGAACGAAACCATTGGCGGCGACTTTGCCAGCGCATCCGACATTTCCACCATCCGCCTGCGCATTCCTCCGGAATACCAGAGCAACCTCGTGCCGCTCATGGCGAGCATCGAAAATATCCAGATCACGCCTGACAACAAGGCCAAGGTAGTGGTCGACGAAAAGACCGGCACCGTGGTTGTGGGACGCGATGTACGCATATCCCGCGTAGCCATAGCCCACGGCTCACTGCAGATCGTGGTGCAGGAAAGCGCGCAGGTTTCGCAGCCCGGCGCCTTCAGCCCCGGCCAGACGGTTGTGACCCCGCAGACCGACATCGCCGCGCGTGAAGAAAACAAGCGCCTTGTCCTTGTGGAAGGTGCCACCCTGCAGGAACTGACCGACGGCCTTAATGCCATCGGCGCGACCCCCCGCGACCTTATCTCCATCCTCCGCGCCCTGAAGGCAGCCGGTGCGCTGCATGCGGAGCTTGAGGTGATCTAG